CGATCGGGACAGGAGCGGCGACACCACCGAGAAGTGCGGGTTCTCGGTCGTCGCGGCGATCAGCGTGACCCAGCGGTTCTCGACGGCCGGGAGCAGCGCGTCCTGCTGGGTCTTGGAGAAGCGGTGCACCTCGTCGATGAAGAGCACCGTCTCGCGGCCGGACATCGCGCTGTCCCGGCGGGCCGCCTCGACGACCGCACGGACCTCCTTCACCCCCGCGTTGACCGCCGACAGCTCGGTGAACGCGCGACCGGTCGCCGACGACACGAGGTAGGCCAGCGTGGTCTTGCCGGTGCCGGGCGGTCCCCAGAGGATCACCGACGCGGGCCCGGCCACCCCGCCGTCGCCGGCCACCAGCCGCCGCAGCGGCGAGCCGGGCACGAGCAGATGGTCCTGGCCGACGACCTCGTCGAGGGTGCGCGGCCGCATCCGGACGGCGAGCGGCTTGCCGGCGTCGCGGTCCGGCCGGTCCTCGGCGGCCGACTCGAACAGGTCCACGGGCCCGACGCTATCCGCCCGCGCCGACGCGCCAGCGACAATGGGCGGGTGCTCGCCCGACTCGGCCGTTCCTGCTTTCGCCACCGGCGCCTGGTGCTGCTCGCCTGGCTGGTCGCCTTCGTGGGCGGGATCACGGCCGGTGTGCAGGTCTTCCCGCGGCTCGACACGGACTACTCCGGCTCGTCGATCGAGTCCTTCGCCGGCTATGACCACCTCGAGTTGTCGGCCGAGTTCGGTTCGCGGATCAGCGCCCTGGTCGACCGCCCGACAGACGCGGACGGCCAGCAGGCGCTGTCCGCCGCGCTCGCCGACCTCCGGATCACCGAGGGGGTGGCCCGGGCGGTCGACCCGCTGACGGCGCGGGCCGAAGCCGGGCTGGTCAGCCCCGACGGCACGAAGGCGCTCGTCGTGGTCGACCTGACGAGGGGCCTCGAGGGTGCCCCGCTCGACGAGGCCGTCGACGCCACGACGAACCGGCTGCGCCAGCTCGGCGACGACCTGCCCGGCGAGGTCCTGCTCGGCGGCAACGAGCTGCTCCAGCGCGAGAGCGCGGAGCAGTCGCAGCGTGACACCGAGCGCGGCGAGCTGGTCGCGCTACCGATCACGCTCGCGGTGATGGTCCTGCTGTTCGGCGGCTTCGTCGCGGCCGGCGTCCCCCTCCTCGGGGCGCTGTGCTCGATCGCCGGCGGGCTGGCCGCCCTGCTCGGCGTCTCCTACCTGATGGACCTGGACCCGTCGGTGCCCTCAGTGACCACGGTCATGGGGCTGGGCCTGTCGATCGACTACGCGTTGCTGATCGTGCAGCGCTACCGGGAGGAACGCGGGCTCGGCCGCGGGCCCGAGGACGCGGTCGCCGTCGCGCTGTCCACGGCCGGCCGCACCATCTCGTTCAGCGCCCTGACCGTCGCGACCGCGCTGACCGGCCTCTTCGTCTTCGAGCTGTCCATCTTCCGGGCGCTCGGCGCAGCCGGCGTGACGGTCGTGGTCGTCGCCCTGCTGGTCGGCCTGACCCTGGTGCCGGCGCTGATCGGCGCCTTCCACCGCCGGATCCGGGTGCCGACGACGCGGGTGTCCGACGACGGCTTCTTCTCCCGGATGGCTCGCCGGACCCAGCGCCACGCGCTGCTGGTCACGCTGCTGCTGTCGGGGTTGCTGCTCGCGCTCGGCACGCCGTTCCTGCGGGTGGAGTTCCAGAACGGCGGCGCCGACCTGCTCCCCGAGGACTTCGAGGCGCGGCGGTACGTCGAGGCGGTCGCCGCGGCCTTCCCCACCGAGGCCACCGACCCGGTCCTGGTACTCGCCCGGGTGCCTGCAGCCGAGCTGCAGACCTGGGCCGACACGGTCGCCGACCTGCCGGAGGTGGCGCGGGTCGCCCCGGCCGAGGACCGGCAGCAGGGCTGGTCGATGGTCGAGATCACCCCCCAGGGCGAGACCCAGGGCCACCAGGCGCAGGACCTGGTGGACGAGCTGCGAACCGACCGGCCCGACTTCGAGACCTGGGTGACCGGGCCGGCCGCGATCCTGGTCGACTTCAAGGCGCTGGTCCTCGAGGGGCTGCCCTGGGCACTGACCATCCTCGTCGTCGGCACCTTCGTGCTGCTCTTCCTGATGACCGGCTCGGTGCTGGTGCCGGTCAAGGCCCTCGTCATGAACACGCTGTCCCTGGGCGCGACCTTCGGCGTGCTGGTCTGGGTGTTCCAGGACGGTCACCTGTCCGGTGTGCTCGACTTCACGCCGACCGGTGCGCTGGAGACGTGGGTGCCGGTGGTCGTGTTCGCGTTCGCGTTCGGGCTCTCGATGGACTACGAGGTCTTCCTGCTGTCGAGGGTCAAGGAGCTCTACGACTCGGGGCTGTCCAACGACGACGCCGTGGCCGTCGGGCTGCAGCGCAGCGGCCGCATCATCACCTCGGCGGCGCTGCTGGTGCTGATCGTGTTCCTCGGCTTCACCAGCGGCAAGCTGCTCGGCATCAAGCAGATGGGCCTGGCCCTCGCCACGGCGGTC
This is a stretch of genomic DNA from Actinomycetes bacterium. It encodes these proteins:
- a CDS encoding MMPL family transporter — translated: MLARLGRSCFRHRRLVLLAWLVAFVGGITAGVQVFPRLDTDYSGSSIESFAGYDHLELSAEFGSRISALVDRPTDADGQQALSAALADLRITEGVARAVDPLTARAEAGLVSPDGTKALVVVDLTRGLEGAPLDEAVDATTNRLRQLGDDLPGEVLLGGNELLQRESAEQSQRDTERGELVALPITLAVMVLLFGGFVAAGVPLLGALCSIAGGLAALLGVSYLMDLDPSVPSVTTVMGLGLSIDYALLIVQRYREERGLGRGPEDAVAVALSTAGRTISFSALTVATALTGLFVFELSIFRALGAAGVTVVVVALLVGLTLVPALIGAFHRRIRVPTTRVSDDGFFSRMARRTQRHALLVTLLLSGLLLALGTPFLRVEFQNGGADLLPEDFEARRYVEAVAAAFPTEATDPVLVLARVPAAELQTWADTVADLPEVARVAPAEDRQQGWSMVEITPQGETQGHQAQDLVDELRTDRPDFETWVTGPAAILVDFKALVLEGLPWALTILVVGTFVLLFLMTGSVLVPVKALVMNTLSLGATFGVLVWVFQDGHLSGVLDFTPTGALETWVPVVVFAFAFGLSMDYEVFLLSRVKELYDSGLSNDDAVAVGLQRSGRIITSAALLVLIVFLGFTSGKLLGIKQMGLALATAVAVDATLVRCLLVPATMTLLGDKNWWAPPWLRRVHDRIGLREHVEPPPVRQPATDPVEVTR